In a single window of the Desulfovibrio sp. ZJ209 genome:
- the nifU gene encoding Fe-S cluster assembly protein NifU, which translates to MWNYTEAVHDHFLHPHNAGPLADANAIGEVGSLACGDALKLYLKINDKGVIEDAGFETFGCASAIASSSVLTDMIKGMTVDEALKLTNKDIANALGGLPKQKMHCSVMGQEALEAAIRQWKGEPAVPHAHEEGKLVCKCFGVTDAQIIRAIRENNLKTVEEVTAYTKAGGACGECLDEIAEILAAELKQKPVQELKPRPKLTNVQRMQQVLKVIDEEIRPQLAADGGDIELIDVDGKRVVVSLQGRCSQCRSSNVTIANLVQRLLREHVEPDIVVEEA; encoded by the coding sequence ATGTGGAATTACACTGAAGCCGTCCATGACCACTTCCTGCACCCGCACAACGCGGGCCCGCTTGCCGACGCCAACGCCATCGGCGAAGTGGGCAGCCTTGCCTGCGGCGATGCGCTCAAGCTCTACCTCAAGATCAACGACAAGGGCGTCATCGAGGACGCGGGCTTCGAGACCTTCGGCTGCGCGAGCGCCATCGCCTCAAGCTCCGTCCTGACGGACATGATCAAGGGCATGACCGTCGACGAGGCCCTGAAGCTCACCAACAAGGATATCGCCAACGCGCTGGGCGGCCTGCCGAAGCAGAAGATGCACTGCTCCGTCATGGGGCAGGAGGCGCTGGAAGCCGCCATCCGCCAGTGGAAGGGCGAGCCCGCCGTGCCGCATGCCCATGAGGAGGGCAAGCTCGTCTGCAAGTGCTTCGGCGTGACGGACGCCCAGATCATCCGCGCCATCCGCGAAAACAATCTCAAGACCGTTGAGGAAGTCACGGCCTACACCAAGGCCGGCGGCGCCTGCGGCGAATGCCTGGACGAGATCGCCGAGATCCTCGCGGCCGAGCTCAAGCAGAAGCCCGTGCAGGAGCTCAAGCCCCGGCCGAAGCTCACCAATGTGCAGCGCATGCAGCAGGTGCTCAAGGTCATCGACGAGGAGATCCGGCCCCAGCTCGCGGCCGACGGCGGGGACATCGAGCTCATCGACGTGGACGGAAAGCGCGTGGTCGTGTCCCTGCAGGGGCGCTGCTCGCAGTGCCGCTCGAGCAACGTGACCATCGCCAACCTGGTGCAGCGGCTGCTGCGCGAGCATGTGGAACCCGACATCGTGGTGGAGGAGGCCTAA
- the nifS gene encoding cysteine desulfurase NifS, which yields MEVVYLDNNATTAVAPQVLEAMLPYLGDLYGNPSSMHSFGGQVAEAVDTAREQLAALLGADPDEIIFTASGSEGDNAAIWSALQSRPERRHIVTTRVEHPAVLSVCRYWETQGYRVTMLGVDNKGRLDLEEYAATLGDDTAIVSIMFANNEVGNIYPIQQLAEIARDRGILFHTDAVQAVGKIPIDLKHLPVDMLSLSGHKINAPKGIGALYVRKGVRFRPLLRGGHQERGRRAGTENVPYIVGLGVAAQLCAEFMQAERVDVARLRDKLEYGLLERIPESRVNGDIEHRLPNTSNISFKNVEGEAILLMLDRLGIAASSGSACTSGSLEPSHVLRAMGVPFNYAHGSIRLSLSRYNTAEQIDYVLDKFPGVIETLRAISPFKG from the coding sequence ATGGAAGTCGTCTATCTGGACAACAACGCCACCACAGCCGTGGCCCCGCAGGTGCTGGAGGCCATGCTGCCCTATCTGGGCGACCTCTACGGCAATCCCTCGAGCATGCACAGCTTCGGCGGCCAGGTGGCCGAAGCCGTGGACACGGCGCGCGAGCAGCTGGCCGCCCTGCTCGGGGCCGACCCGGACGAGATCATCTTCACGGCCTCCGGCTCCGAGGGCGACAACGCGGCCATCTGGTCGGCGCTGCAGAGCCGCCCCGAGCGGCGGCACATCGTCACCACCCGCGTGGAGCACCCGGCGGTGCTCAGCGTGTGCCGCTACTGGGAGACCCAGGGCTACCGCGTGACCATGCTCGGCGTGGACAACAAGGGGCGCCTCGACCTTGAGGAATACGCCGCCACCCTCGGCGACGACACGGCCATCGTGTCCATCATGTTCGCCAACAACGAGGTCGGCAACATCTATCCCATCCAGCAGCTCGCCGAAATCGCCCGCGACCGCGGCATCCTGTTCCACACGGACGCGGTGCAGGCCGTGGGCAAGATCCCCATCGACCTCAAGCACCTGCCGGTGGACATGCTCTCCCTCTCGGGGCACAAGATCAACGCGCCCAAGGGCATCGGCGCGCTCTATGTGCGCAAGGGCGTGCGCTTTCGCCCGCTGCTGCGCGGCGGCCACCAGGAGCGCGGCCGGCGCGCGGGCACGGAAAACGTGCCCTATATCGTGGGCCTCGGCGTGGCCGCGCAACTCTGCGCGGAATTCATGCAGGCGGAGCGCGTGGACGTGGCGCGCCTGCGCGACAAGCTGGAATACGGCCTCCTGGAACGCATCCCGGAAAGCCGCGTCAACGGCGACATCGAGCACCGGCTGCCCAACACCAGCAACATCTCGTTCAAGAACGTGGAGGGCGAGGCCATCCTGCTCATGCTCGACCGCCTGGGCATCGCCGCGAGCTCCGGGTCGGCCTGCACCTCCGGCAGCCTCGAGCCCTCGCATGTGCTCCGCGCCATGGGCGTGCCCTTCAACTACGCGCACGGCTCCATCCGTCTCTCCCTCTCCCGCTACAATACGGCGGAACAAATCGACTACGTGCTCGACAAGTTCCCCGGCGTCATCGAGACCCTGCGGGCCATTTCGCCCTTCAAGGGCTAG
- a CDS encoding MFS transporter — protein sequence MKQFLPVLLCFFAMGFVDLVGIASNYVQKDLALPDSQANMFPSLVFFWFLIFSVPVSMLMNRIGRRRTVLVSLVITLVSLLIPLFGNSFAVMLAAFSLLGIGNAFMQTSLNPLVSNIVNPKKLPSALTFGQFIKAIASFMAPILAMWGATAVIPSFGLGWRALFLIYACVSLLAMLWLGATPIAEEKADKVSGFHECLVLLGKGLVFLSFIGIMCHVGIDVGTNTTAPRILMERCGLALEEAGIATSVYFIFRTLGCLVGAGALQKMAARLFFLISAALLALGLIGLFFVDGRMAIYICIGMIGFGNSNIFSIILAQTLLRLPDEANEVSGLMIMGLFGGTLFPLAMGFASDMLASQTGAILVMAAGAVYLLCYTMVIRSQNV from the coding sequence ATGAAGCAGTTTCTTCCCGTTCTGCTCTGTTTTTTCGCCATGGGCTTTGTGGACTTGGTGGGGATCGCTTCAAACTATGTGCAAAAGGATCTGGCATTGCCTGATTCACAGGCAAACATGTTTCCTTCCCTCGTGTTTTTCTGGTTCCTCATTTTTTCCGTTCCTGTCAGCATGCTCATGAACCGCATCGGGCGGCGGCGCACCGTGCTGGTGAGCCTGGTGATCACCCTGGTTTCCCTGCTCATCCCCCTTTTTGGCAATTCCTTCGCTGTCATGCTGGCGGCGTTCTCCCTGCTGGGCATTGGCAATGCCTTCATGCAGACTTCGCTCAACCCCCTGGTCAGCAATATCGTCAATCCCAAGAAGTTGCCGAGCGCGCTCACCTTCGGCCAGTTCATCAAGGCAATTGCCTCTTTCATGGCGCCCATCCTTGCCATGTGGGGCGCGACTGCCGTTATTCCTTCTTTTGGCCTGGGCTGGCGGGCCCTGTTCCTGATTTATGCCTGTGTTTCGCTCCTTGCCATGCTTTGGCTCGGGGCAACGCCCATTGCGGAGGAAAAGGCAGACAAGGTTTCCGGCTTTCACGAGTGCCTGGTCCTGCTCGGCAAGGGGCTGGTCTTTCTCTCTTTCATCGGTATCATGTGCCATGTGGGCATTGACGTGGGCACCAACACCACAGCGCCCCGCATCCTGATGGAGCGCTGCGGGCTCGCCCTGGAGGAAGCCGGCATCGCCACAAGCGTCTATTTCATCTTCAGGACACTCGGCTGCCTGGTGGGCGCCGGGGCCCTGCAAAAAATGGCGGCCCGGCTCTTCTTCCTTATCAGCGCGGCGCTGCTCGCACTGGGCCTCATCGGGCTCTTTTTTGTGGATGGCCGCATGGCCATCTATATCTGCATCGGCATGATCGGCTTCGGCAACAGCAACATCTTCTCCATCATTCTTGCCCAGACGCTCCTGCGCCTTCCTGACGAGGCCAACGAGGTCTCGGGCCTCATGATCATGGGACTTTTTGGCGGCACGCTTTTCCCGCTGGCCATGGGATTCGCAAGCGACATGCTGGCGAGCCAGACCGGGGCCATCCTCGTTATGGCCGCCGGCGCCGTGTATCTGCTGTGTTATACGATGGTGATCCGCTCACAAAACGTATAA
- a CDS encoding carbohydrate kinase: MQMGNDDIVVGIGEALWDILPDGKKLGGAPANFAYHCARCGLDSWAVSAIGEDKLGEEVAEQLSEKKVNYIMEMVPYPTGTVQVELSPTGVPTYDIKSGVAWDNLPFTPRIEELARKTRAVSFGSLAQRSVVTRNTIDAFLDAMPQDTDRFIVFDVNLRQNFYTPECLESSMERCNILKINDEELIAVSRMFGYPGIDLKDKCWLLLGRYNLKVLVLTCGVNGSYVFTPGHVSFLPTPNVQVADTIGAGDSFSAVFVSSLLKGCPVTRAHHNAVYYSAFVCTQHGAMPEYPESLKEQVSILP; encoded by the coding sequence ATGCAGATGGGCAATGATGACATCGTGGTGGGGATCGGCGAAGCCCTGTGGGATATCCTTCCTGACGGCAAGAAACTTGGCGGCGCGCCTGCCAATTTCGCCTACCACTGCGCCCGTTGCGGCCTGGATTCCTGGGCTGTCAGCGCCATCGGCGAGGACAAGCTTGGCGAGGAGGTCGCCGAGCAGCTGAGTGAAAAGAAGGTCAACTATATCATGGAGATGGTCCCCTATCCCACCGGCACCGTGCAGGTGGAGCTGTCACCGACGGGTGTGCCCACCTATGATATCAAGTCGGGCGTGGCCTGGGACAACCTGCCTTTCACTCCCCGTATTGAGGAGCTCGCCCGCAAGACCCGCGCGGTCAGCTTCGGCTCACTGGCGCAGCGGAGCGTCGTGACCCGCAATACCATCGACGCCTTTCTGGACGCCATGCCACAGGATACTGACCGCTTCATCGTCTTCGATGTGAACCTGCGCCAGAATTTTTACACGCCGGAATGCCTTGAAAGTTCCATGGAGCGCTGCAACATCCTCAAAATCAATGATGAGGAGCTGATCGCCGTGAGCCGCATGTTCGGCTATCCCGGTATTGACTTGAAAGATAAATGCTGGCTTTTGCTGGGGCGCTATAATCTCAAGGTGCTGGTGCTCACCTGCGGCGTCAATGGCAGTTATGTCTTCACCCCGGGCCACGTGTCCTTCCTGCCGACGCCAAACGTGCAGGTCGCGGACACCATCGGCGCCGGTGATTCCTTTTCCGCCGTCTTTGTCTCGAGCCTGCTCAAAGGCTGCCCTGTCACCCGGGCACACCACAATGCGGTATATTACTCGGCCTTTGTCTGCACCCAGCATGGCGCCATGCCGGAATATCCCGAAAGCCTGAAGGAGCAGGTCTCCATACTCCCCTGA
- a CDS encoding undecaprenyl-diphosphate phosphatase: MDDLLTSLILSIVEGLTEFLPVSSSGHLILVGDLLHFTGEKAATFEVVIQLGAIMAVVVLYWKRFVGLVRPQPYVRFAGPRGLWLLFLTSLPACVAGLLLHSFIKHYLFRPSTVLAALVVGALCMILVERRHERPTCVSLDELTPRMALGIGCFQCLALWPGFSRSAATIMGGMILGARRALAAEYSFIAAVPIMMAATGYDLLKNFSLFTTADIPFFAVGMVGAFVSALLAVKAFVALVGKMTLVPFAIYRLALAPFVYYFMVR, encoded by the coding sequence ATGGACGATCTGCTGACCTCACTCATCTTGAGCATTGTGGAAGGGCTCACCGAGTTTCTTCCCGTCTCCTCCTCGGGGCACCTCATCCTCGTGGGCGACCTGCTTCATTTCACGGGAGAAAAGGCGGCGACGTTCGAGGTGGTCATCCAGCTCGGCGCCATCATGGCCGTGGTCGTCCTCTACTGGAAGCGCTTTGTGGGCCTCGTGCGGCCGCAACCCTATGTGCGCTTCGCCGGGCCGCGCGGCCTGTGGCTGCTTTTTCTCACCTCGCTTCCCGCCTGCGTGGCCGGCCTCCTGCTCCATTCCTTCATCAAGCATTACCTGTTCCGGCCGTCAACCGTGCTTGCGGCCCTTGTGGTGGGCGCCCTCTGCATGATCCTTGTGGAACGGCGCCATGAAAGGCCCACCTGCGTGAGCCTGGACGAGCTCACTCCGCGCATGGCGCTCGGCATCGGCTGCTTTCAGTGCCTCGCCCTGTGGCCCGGCTTTTCGCGCTCGGCGGCGACCATCATGGGCGGCATGATCCTGGGCGCCCGGCGCGCGCTGGCGGCGGAGTATTCCTTCATCGCCGCCGTGCCCATCATGATGGCGGCGACAGGCTATGACCTGCTCAAGAACTTTTCCCTGTTCACGACGGCGGATATCCCCTTTTTCGCCGTGGGCATGGTGGGCGCCTTTGTGTCCGCGCTCCTCGCGGTCAAGGCATTCGTGGCCCTGGTGGGCAAGATGACCCTCGTGCCGTTCGCCATCTACCGGCTGGCACTGGCGCCCTTCGTATATTACTTCATGGTCCGCTGA
- the metG gene encoding methionine--tRNA ligase, which produces MKTFYITTPIYYVNANPHLGHAYTTIVADAMARFHRCLGEDTLFLTGTDEHGDKIVQAAEKRGLTPRQFVDEISGRFRALWPRLGIDNDRFVRTTDEQHKAAVQDFLQKVYDAGDIYFGEFGGHYCYGCERFYTEKELENGLCPQHLTKPEFISEKNYFFRMSKYLPWLREYILANPDFIRPERYRGEVLAMLESGALEDLCISRPKTRLTWGIELPFDHDYVCYVWFDALINYISALGWPGGAEYARYWPGEHLVAKDILKPHAVFWPTMLKAAGLPLYRHLNVHGYWLVRDTKMSKSLGNVVDPLDMGERYGLDAFRYFLLREMHFGSDASFSEEALVGRINADLANDLGNLFSRVLSMTAKYCQSRIPAGTVHTDADRAIEELCASAMENYLQLFRNVRFAQALEALWELVRALNKYVDSQAPWTLAKEGQRERLSSVLHILLACMRKVALCLWPVMPKAAGAMLGQLGEEVPEGTPPTRDLAAETASLSGLRVGAKAAPASNLFPRIDSAALADGQAAKKAGLQEKAKKVQVNDEKKKAAVAAEGALPEISFDTFKSLELRVGTVVSAERHPQADRLLSLLIDFGEGEPRQILSGIAEHYAPEALIGRQVCAVLNLAPRKIRGLMSCGMVLTAGEGDCCRLLTPCEAVPAGSPIA; this is translated from the coding sequence GTGAAGACCTTCTACATCACCACGCCCATTTATTATGTCAACGCCAATCCCCATCTCGGGCATGCGTATACGACCATAGTGGCGGACGCCATGGCGCGTTTCCACCGTTGCCTCGGCGAGGATACGCTCTTCCTCACCGGCACGGACGAGCATGGCGACAAGATCGTGCAGGCCGCGGAAAAGCGCGGCCTGACGCCGCGGCAGTTCGTGGACGAGATCAGCGGCCGCTTCCGCGCGCTCTGGCCGCGCCTTGGCATTGACAATGACCGCTTTGTGCGCACCACGGACGAGCAGCACAAGGCAGCCGTGCAGGACTTTTTGCAAAAGGTCTATGACGCGGGCGACATCTATTTTGGTGAGTTCGGGGGGCATTACTGCTACGGCTGCGAGCGCTTCTATACGGAAAAGGAGCTGGAAAACGGCCTCTGCCCGCAGCACCTCACCAAGCCGGAATTCATCAGCGAAAAGAACTATTTTTTCCGCATGTCCAAGTACCTGCCCTGGCTGCGGGAATATATCCTCGCCAACCCGGACTTCATCCGGCCCGAGCGCTACCGCGGCGAAGTGCTCGCCATGCTCGAGTCCGGCGCGCTGGAGGACCTCTGCATCTCGCGCCCCAAGACGCGCCTCACCTGGGGCATTGAGCTGCCCTTTGACCACGACTATGTCTGCTATGTCTGGTTCGACGCGCTCATCAACTACATCAGCGCCCTCGGCTGGCCCGGCGGGGCGGAGTATGCCCGTTACTGGCCCGGGGAGCATCTCGTGGCCAAGGACATCCTGAAGCCGCACGCCGTTTTCTGGCCCACCATGCTCAAGGCAGCCGGGCTGCCGCTTTACCGGCACCTCAATGTGCATGGCTATTGGCTCGTGCGCGACACCAAGATGTCGAAATCGCTCGGTAATGTGGTGGACCCGCTCGACATGGGCGAGCGCTACGGGCTCGACGCCTTCAGATATTTTCTCCTGCGCGAGATGCATTTCGGCTCTGACGCCAGCTTCAGTGAGGAGGCGCTGGTGGGGCGCATCAATGCGGATCTCGCCAATGACCTCGGCAACCTCTTCAGCCGTGTCCTTTCCATGACCGCCAAGTACTGCCAAAGCCGCATCCCCGCGGGCACCGTGCATACCGACGCGGACCGCGCCATCGAGGAGCTCTGCGCCTCGGCCATGGAAAATTATCTCCAGCTCTTCCGCAACGTGCGCTTCGCGCAGGCCCTTGAAGCCCTGTGGGAGCTGGTGCGCGCGCTCAACAAGTATGTGGACAGCCAGGCGCCGTGGACCCTCGCCAAGGAAGGGCAGAGGGAGCGGCTTTCGAGCGTGCTCCATATCCTGCTCGCCTGCATGCGCAAGGTGGCGCTCTGCCTCTGGCCCGTCATGCCCAAGGCCGCGGGCGCCATGCTCGGGCAGCTGGGCGAGGAAGTTCCCGAGGGCACGCCGCCCACGCGGGATCTCGCGGCGGAAACGGCCAGCCTCTCAGGGCTGAGGGTGGGCGCCAAAGCTGCGCCGGCGTCCAACCTTTTCCCACGGATAGACAGTGCTGCCCTTGCGGACGGGCAGGCAGCCAAGAAGGCAGGATTGCAGGAGAAAGCGAAAAAAGTTCAAGTAAATGATGAAAAAAAGAAGGCGGCGGTCGCAGCAGAGGGCGCATTGCCTGAAATCAGCTTCGACACCTTCAAGAGCCTCGAGCTGCGTGTGGGGACGGTGGTCAGCGCCGAGCGGCACCCCCAGGCGGACAGGCTCCTGAGCCTGCTCATCGATTTTGGCGAAGGCGAGCCGCGCCAGATACTCTCCGGCATTGCGGAACATTATGCGCCGGAAGCGCTTATCGGGCGTCAGGTATGCGCGGTTCTCAACCTTGCGCCGCGAAAGATTCGCGGCCTCATGTCCTGCGGCATGGTGCTGACAGCGGGCGAGGGCGACTGCTGCCGCCTCTTGACGCCTTGCGAGGCCGTTCCGGCCGGGAGTCCCATCGCCTAG
- the ricT gene encoding regulatory iron-sulfur-containing complex subunit RicT, whose amino-acid sequence MSIFGIRYHALGQTEYYSAPDDCKPGDKVLVEADQGSALGEVVSGPIASLPGSSEADLPVILRMANAEDKETGRRNEALAREAMRFCKERIRERRLDMKLVDVEIFFDRSKFIFYFTAPVRIDFRELVKDLVREYRARIELRQIGVRHETQMLGAVGNCGMVCCCRRYLRKFAPVTIRMAKEQNLFLNPAKISGICGRLLCCLSYEQENYERFHRNSPRPGKKYLTSRGLLKVLRANMFRNSLSVLTEENEEVELTLEEWQELDPRRPDVGPAPAPEPRRQGERPGRESPQLARGTDPGSERAPAEDAADAAGPPRQEVAKAPDTIAHEHPSQRRARRHHPAHPADGGRPHGAGKGPHGRKDLRPGVSGREPASKA is encoded by the coding sequence ATGTCCATATTCGGTATCCGCTACCACGCGCTCGGCCAGACGGAGTACTATTCCGCGCCGGATGACTGCAAGCCCGGCGACAAGGTGCTTGTCGAGGCCGACCAGGGCTCGGCCCTCGGTGAGGTCGTCTCCGGGCCCATCGCGTCCCTGCCCGGTTCCTCCGAGGCGGACCTGCCCGTCATCCTGCGCATGGCCAATGCCGAGGACAAGGAAACCGGCCGCCGCAACGAGGCCCTCGCCCGGGAGGCCATGCGCTTTTGCAAGGAGCGTATCCGCGAGCGCCGTCTGGACATGAAGCTCGTGGATGTGGAGATTTTTTTCGACCGCAGCAAGTTCATCTTCTACTTCACAGCGCCGGTGCGCATCGACTTCCGCGAGCTCGTCAAGGACCTCGTGCGTGAATACCGGGCGCGCATCGAGCTTCGGCAGATCGGCGTGCGCCACGAGACGCAGATGCTCGGCGCCGTGGGCAATTGCGGCATGGTCTGCTGCTGCCGGCGCTACCTGCGCAAGTTCGCGCCCGTGACCATCCGCATGGCCAAGGAGCAAAACCTGTTCCTCAACCCCGCCAAGATTTCCGGCATCTGCGGACGGCTCCTCTGCTGCCTCTCCTACGAGCAGGAGAATTATGAGCGCTTCCACCGCAATTCTCCGCGCCCGGGCAAGAAGTACCTCACCTCGCGGGGCCTGCTCAAGGTTTTGCGGGCCAATATGTTCCGCAATTCGCTCTCCGTGCTCACCGAAGAGAACGAAGAAGTTGAACTGACACTTGAAGAATGGCAGGAGCTCGACCCGCGGCGCCCCGACGTTGGGCCTGCGCCGGCCCCGGAGCCCCGGCGGCAGGGCGAAAGGCCGGGGCGTGAGAGCCCGCAACTGGCCCGGGGAACGGACCCTGGATCGGAACGCGCTCCCGCAGAGGATGCGGCGGACGCCGCAGGCCCGCCGCGGCAAGAGGTGGCCAAGGCGCCGGACACCATTGCCCATGAGCATCCCTCGCAACGGCGCGCCCGCAGGCACCACCCCGCGCATCCCGCCGATGGCGGGCGCCCGCATGGCGCGGGAAAGGGCCCCCACGGGCGAAAAGACCTCCGGCCCGGTGTGTCTGGCCGCGAACCGGCCAGCAAAGCATGA
- a CDS encoding HD domain-containing protein, whose protein sequence is MIQRSEALELLAQQGLSPALLQHSLASEAVLRALARHFGEDEELWGITGLLHDVDYPATAGQPERHGLDGAELLAGKLPEPCLAAIRAHNGEMTGCAPASRLDYALRCGETVTGLISAAARMRPTGLEGMEPKSIKKKMKDKAFAASVNRDNIRQCADAGLGLDAFLALAIAAMAAQAPEGATD, encoded by the coding sequence ATGATCCAAAGAAGTGAAGCTCTGGAACTTTTGGCGCAGCAGGGGCTCAGCCCGGCCCTGCTCCAGCATTCGCTCGCCTCGGAAGCGGTGCTCCGCGCGCTGGCGCGCCATTTCGGCGAGGACGAAGAGCTGTGGGGCATCACCGGCCTGCTCCACGATGTGGATTATCCCGCGACGGCCGGGCAGCCGGAGCGGCACGGCCTTGACGGCGCCGAGCTGCTGGCCGGCAAGCTCCCGGAGCCGTGCCTTGCCGCCATCCGCGCCCATAATGGCGAAATGACGGGCTGCGCGCCCGCAAGCCGCCTCGACTACGCCCTGCGCTGCGGCGAGACCGTCACGGGCCTCATCAGCGCGGCGGCGCGCATGCGCCCCACGGGCCTCGAGGGCATGGAGCCCAAGAGCATCAAGAAAAAGATGAAGGACAAGGCCTTCGCCGCCTCGGTCAACCGGGACAATATCCGGCAGTGCGCCGATGCCGGCCTCGGGCTCGACGCCTTCCTGGCGCTCGCCATTGCCGCCATGGCCGCGCAGGCGCCCGAAGGGGCGACGGACTAG
- a CDS encoding ATP-dependent 6-phosphofructokinase → MEKCALDTAISTLGPCKLESHLPYRTWADNKKIQVVIDGELGDESTEPCRASFEAAGPRQKLYFDSSRAKCAIVTCGGLCPGINDVIRAIVMEAHHAYHVPSILGIRYGLEGFIPKYGHAPMELTPSRVADIHLFGGTILGSSRGPQPADQIVDTLERSNVNALFVIGGDGTMKAAMAISAEVRQRGLKISVIGIPKTIDNDINYIPQSFGFETAVCKATEAIECAHTEACGTPNGIGLVKLMGRESGFIAAQATLALKEVNFVLIPEAPFSLEGPGGLLPAVEERLRDRGHCVIVTAEGAGQHLLAHHTETDASGNRVLGNVADLLKMEISRYLKEHKLPHSIKYIDPSYIIRSVPAQAADKVYCGFLGQYAVHAAMAGRTDMVVAKIQERYVHLPLQLVTRTRRRLNIYSDLWRAVLESTGQGMLKGMLPPA, encoded by the coding sequence ATGGAAAAATGCGCGCTGGACACGGCCATTTCCACCCTGGGCCCCTGCAAGCTGGAATCGCATCTTCCCTACCGCACCTGGGCCGACAACAAAAAGATCCAGGTGGTCATTGACGGCGAGCTGGGCGACGAATCCACCGAGCCCTGCCGCGCGTCCTTCGAGGCAGCGGGCCCGAGGCAGAAACTCTATTTCGACTCTTCGCGCGCCAAGTGCGCCATCGTCACCTGCGGCGGTCTCTGCCCGGGCATCAACGATGTCATCCGTGCCATCGTCATGGAGGCGCACCACGCCTACCATGTGCCTTCCATCCTTGGCATCCGCTACGGGCTCGAGGGCTTCATCCCCAAGTACGGCCACGCGCCCATGGAGCTCACGCCCTCCCGCGTTGCCGACATCCACCTCTTCGGCGGCACCATCCTCGGCTCCTCTCGCGGCCCCCAGCCCGCGGACCAGATCGTGGACACCCTTGAGCGCAGCAATGTCAACGCCCTCTTCGTCATCGGCGGCGACGGCACCATGAAGGCTGCCATGGCCATCAGCGCCGAAGTGCGCCAGCGTGGGCTCAAGATCTCGGTCATCGGCATTCCCAAGACCATTGACAACGATATCAACTACATCCCCCAGTCCTTCGGTTTCGAGACGGCGGTGTGCAAGGCCACGGAAGCCATCGAGTGCGCCCATACGGAAGCCTGCGGCACGCCCAACGGCATCGGCCTCGTCAAGCTCATGGGGCGCGAGTCCGGCTTCATCGCCGCGCAGGCCACACTGGCCCTCAAGGAAGTGAACTTCGTGCTCATCCCCGAGGCGCCCTTCTCCCTCGAGGGGCCCGGCGGCCTGCTCCCCGCCGTGGAAGAGCGCCTGCGCGACCGCGGGCACTGCGTCATCGTCACCGCCGAAGGCGCGGGGCAGCACCTGCTCGCGCACCATACGGAAACCGATGCCTCCGGCAACCGGGTGCTCGGCAATGTGGCCGACCTCTTGAAAATGGAGATCTCGCGCTACCTGAAGGAGCACAAGCTGCCCCATTCCATCAAGTATATCGACCCGAGCTACATCATCCGCTCGGTGCCCGCGCAGGCCGCCGACAAGGTCTATTGCGGCTTCCTCGGGCAATATGCCGTTCATGCCGCCATGGCCGGACGCACGGACATGGTGGTCGCCAAGATCCAGGAGCGGTATGTGCACCTGCCGCTCCAACTGGTGACCCGCACCCGTCGCCGGCTCAACATCTATTCCGACCTCTGGCGGGCCGTGCTGGAATCCACTGGCCAGGGCATGCTCAAGGGCATGCTGCCGCCGGCATGA